AGAAGAAAACCCATACCAAAACCAACTACTACTATAGAGAAAGATAATATAGAGATTCCATCATTTTTACGAAGAAGCGCGGATTAGACAAATACAGTTGTTTAAGATAAGAAAAGACAATAAAAAAATTTTCTTATGCGACATAATATAAGTTATCGGAAGTTATATAAATGTGCTTCTATCAGACCTCTGGCCAATATTTTTCTTTGGAGGTACAGCGGTTTCAACTTTCGATAACTTGATTAATTTGGAGTAACGTGGGTTATAACTCCCTTATACTCTTTTGTATTATCTCTACCAAGGAGATAAAGGTCAGACCCTACAGTAGCAATGCCCATCCACCTGATATTTGAGTGCGGTGTTTTATAAGTTGCTATAGCTTTTAGCTCAATTGGATCGATTTTAACAATTACTGCTGTAGCGCCATAACCAGATAATGCCCAGAAATTGCTTCCATCCCATGTTAGAACATCTATTCTATCAAAATCATAGGAGTCTTCAAGTGAGTCAGGTTCAGCGTTACTGTCGACCTTGAGTAATTGATCCTTTGCCAAATCGTAACTATATCCATAGAGCCACAGGTGAGTTCCATCCCATGCGATGGCATCTATGTTTATTTCGTGGCCTAAGTCAGCGTCTGTATCAACATTATCGACCTCTACGCCTGCTGTAGTACGAAGAGAAGCATCTTCGTTTCCGCCGCAGTGGCAGTGTGTCCAGAAATCTCCACCCTGATATGCATGTATGTGTGAATAATAGGTTCCAAAATCTTTGCCAGAACCTGTTAATAATGTTTCAGTAGATGTATCAAAGGGGTATATTGTGTTGCTATCTTCATCTTTATACCAAAGATACGTCAGCCCATCCCAAACAAGATTTGTGTTAGTATCAGGCTCGATTTCAAGATCTTTATATTCAGCCTGAATATTGAATTCTTTGCAAAGGAAAGCCTCTGGGATTTGAGTTTCTGCTGTAAAAGTGATTGTGTTTTGACTGCTGTCTGTAAGCGTTAATGTAGATTCGTCAGGCTTATCAAATATGTAAGTATCTCCCATCCCTCTCATCATAGAATAACCAAAAATATCTAATAATACGGTGGTATCGTTTAATACTGCATATAAGGAATCAATGTTTCCCAGGATTTCAGTTATAGCGGTTCTGTAAACGATAAGAGACATTCCATTTTCTTCAAATTGGATATATTGCAGGTCACTAACGTCTTCACCTGATAGATATGTACCGCTCGTTAGTCTCCATATACCAGAAATCCTTTTATTAAGTACCGAGTAGGTTGGATATGCACGTATCACTGTAATATAATAATCCTTTGTCGTTATATTGTCTTCTGCAGTAACCCTAATCGTAATGGTATTCTCTCCATATTCGAGTGTAATCGAATTGGAAGCTTCACCTGAGGCTACTGAGTTGTCATTTACCGTAATAGTAGCATTCCCACTTGCTGTTGTTAGTGTAACAGTTATAGAAGAGGTGTCGTAAGCCACCTCTACCGTATACGCAGTGGTATTTTCAATAAACGCTGGTGACAACATACCCTCGGATACAGTCAAATCTGAAAGGTTGGCGTTATTTATTATAATAGGATAAAATGATGGACTACTGTCATCATCCCCACAGAATAGAAATAACCCAGTGATAATTACTATAAATAATACTATGATATTTTTTGTTATTATTTTTTAATTTCCCAACCCCCTTATTAATAATATATTTGTTTGGTATTTTAGATAAAAAATATTCTTTGCATACTTTAGGTCAAGAAATAATCATTTTTTTGAGAATTTTTATGAAACAGCTTACAAAAGTGGGAGTAAAGACAGTTGCCCACACTGTCATTCCTGT
This genomic stretch from Spirochaetota bacterium harbors:
- a CDS encoding cadherin-like beta sandwich domain-containing protein codes for the protein MTVSEGMLSPAFIENTTAYTVEVAYDTSSITVTLTTASGNATITVNDNSVASGEASNSITLEYGENTITIRVTAEDNITTKDYYITVIRAYPTYSVLNKRISGIWRLTSGTYLSGEDVSDLQYIQFEENGMSLIVYRTAITEILGNIDSLYAVLNDTTVLLDIFGYSMMRGMGDTYIFDKPDESTLTLTDSSQNTITFTAETQIPEAFLCKEFNIQAEYKDLEIEPDTNTNLVWDGLTYLWYKDEDSNTIYPFDTSTETLLTGSGKDFGTYYSHIHAYQGGDFWTHCHCGGNEDASLRTTAGVEVDNVDTDADLGHEINIDAIAWDGTHLWLYGYSYDLAKDQLLKVDSNAEPDSLEDSYDFDRIDVLTWDGSNFWALSGYGATAVIVKIDPIELKAIATYKTPHSNIRWMGIATVGSDLYLLGRDNTKEYKGVITHVTPN